The genomic window aaagtacaaaagagatgaGGAGAATACCCTCTCAAGCTTAGGGTTTAATCATTGACCAAATAACTCACAGGTTAGTAATTatcgtttttttcttacccGTTATATCATATGAGCCCTTAGTAATGCGTCCTTCACCTTATTTCCATAGAGGGAAATGTCTTCCGATGCTTCAAGACTCGGAAAGACACAATCCTGCCAACCTTTGATAGGTGGCGCCCTGCAATCCGTGAACACTTTTTACTTCACGCTCACTACTCGTCCCAGGTTAGTCTTGCTTCCACTACTTTTCACTTCGCCTTTCAATATACACCTTAAATAACTCCTTTGGATATATTCAGGCAAACATTGAATTTAACGACGTGATCGAGCATTATGAGGGGTTACTGCTTAGTAGAGAACAAGATATCAATGCTTGGAAAGGCAAGCTTTCCGCCCTTGAGGCCAAACTTCactcttcttttgattctcGGCAAAAACTTGAGGACCGAGTTGACCACCTCGCTTCCGAGCTCTTAAAATCAAACAACGATTTATAGGACCAATATCAAAGGTACGACAAGCTTCAAGGTGAGCTCTCGACTACTCAAGACCGGCTCTCGGAATCCGAATCGGCCGCCTATGGCTTGAACGACCAGTTCTCCGAACTCAAGGCGAAGTACAATGCAATCGTTAAGCTCTGAGATGCTGAGCTGGCCAAATCGGCATCAAAGCCCAGAAGAGAGGGAAAAGGTCGCGGGATGGAATTGATTCAAGGGGCAATCCTTTTCATTCAGACCGAGAAAACTAGGCCGGAGATGGAATCGGATATCAAAGAGTATGAAAGCAACCTTCTCCTTCTGGATCAAACCCACGACGAAGACTTTTCTGAGGAACAAGAAAGGTCCGTATTCGAAGCTGTTTTAGTAGAGAAGCGAAGTCGTCTGGCTGCTCTTACCTCTTCATCATTCAACCCTCAACAGTTCGAGGAGTTCTTTACCGAATTGCCTCCTTTGAGCGAGTCCGGTTTAGATTGGGCTGGTGAGTTTTAACACCTCAAACTTTgacaccaaaccaaaataagtTATACTTGCGTTTTCCTAATTCGAGATGATTGTCTCAGGTCCCAGTGAACCCGTGGAACCTGAGATATCTGTCACGTCGGTGGAAACTCCTGAACCGGTAGTCATTCCGCCAGAGGTTCCTCCATCCACGAACACCGAAACAGTGGTCATCGAGGATGATGATGCTTCAGACCTAGGGATTCCCACCGAACAACCTGTCGCTGATGAAACAAACGAGACTGAGACGACTGCCATCGATTCGGTCGATCCTGAGCCAACTCAAACTGAATCCAAGGTGGATAAGGATCCATAGTGGCTACGTCCACTTACTGGGGATTGTccctttaaaaacttgaaGTTTATTTTTCGAACTACTTTTATCGCCTAAGTaggctttttattttctgaacaAGTGTTTGCCTGAGGAGgcttttaaaccttttaagACCATGATCCCGAGAGGGTTCTTGCTATATCTAAGTATGGATTTGCAAAGTCCATCTTTTAAATAGCTTTTTGTTTAACCATGTGGCCAAGTTTTAAGTTGTTTAGGTTGATCAGACATTTCTCTTAGAATGTGAGAGTCTGAACTCACTTTAAATTCGCGAATTCCCAATTTTGGGTTGAGTCAATTCGGCTTACTTACTGGGCTAGAGCcttaattactttttcttttatttaatgaacCTTTTGTCTTTAATGCGACGGTTGTTATTTCCGTTCTCGAGAAACAGGAAAAGTTCCACGCCTTTGAGGcaataattactttttctCGATTTCCAAAAATAGTTTAAACTACTCGGACACGCCACAATTATTAAACTTAGGGTTCCAAGGAGGATCCTAACTCTCTATTAATAGGACCACACCCTATtaccaaatttcttaaatatgaTCTCAGAAATTTACTTAGTAAACACCTCAAGGATGGAGAATGAAGGAGCCTCTACCGTTTGCCCTCTCGACCCCGGCAACCCGCTGTTCCTGTCCGGCGATGGCTTCGAGCCCGCCAGCGTTCTCTTTCCTCACGCCGTTTTTCACTTCCCCTTGAAGGACAAGAAAGAAGCGTACGACTTTATGGACAAGGTAGGATTCCccctctttcttcttaaccAAACAACTCCCTACCATACTAATACGGTTCTTATACTAGGTCGTTGACAAGTATCGCCGCCTATGCGATGAAAGACAGCGGTTGGGCCTCAAGAGGCAAATGCTCGAGGCCCGAATTTCCTGTGTGGAAAGGAAGGTGAGGTCCATGGAGAGTGACCCCTTCCAGTGGGATTGGAGGAACTTCGACTGTGCGGCAAAGATCCCGCATATGCTTCGGATGTATCTCCGTGCTCGAGGTCAAGTTCCTTGCCCCGTAAATGCTCCGGTCGAAGTGATCCCGTCTGACAGCGAAGAGGACAACGACGAGGAGGAGGATAGCAACCCCTGAAGCGCGTGAAGAATGAGCCCGAGGTAGACGTCAAGAATGAGGCGTCTACCTCGGGCCCTGAACCGGCAATGAAGGAGCCTGTTCTCGAGCCTCTTTCCTAAATGTCCCCCGAACCTGAgtatttttcccttttttccGTTTAGACTTACTTTTGGGCTTCGGcccatttttatttaaggAAGCTTTCCTCTTTTCCTTGATTCCACAAATATTCGTTTCGGAGATATTCTTTGAATGCAAGGCAATTAGGGCGACGTGAATACTTCCGCGAATCACTCCACCCTTGAATGGAATCGCATCTTTGAAAGTTACGAGTCCTTCTATAAATTGCTTCTCTAGGTTTTCTTTATCCTTCATCTAACTTtcgtttttccttttttgtagTTATGGCTTTCAACCTTTGATGCTCGGAGTCCATGCCAGACTTTTCCAGGGTCGGGATGATTGATGAGGACATCCCGAACGTGATGGACAGAGGGCGCTCCCCACTTCGTAATTTCAGATCCCATATCCGAGCTCCGTGTGCATTGATCAAGGATCTTTCAAACAGAGATCAAGAAATTGTGATGGCCTTCATCAAAGCTCTTGCGGCTCAACACCAAAAGCGTTCatcagaaaagaagaaacttcaaaagaagatcaatcaGATGCTGCAAAGAGTCACCGTGATATCAAGGGAGCTACACACCCTCAACTCTCATCCCGGGGACTGGATCAAACTTTGAATCGCCGAATTTGCTCACATCCTGGATTGTATGATGCCCATTCTTGATCTTGCCAACCAAGGAGTCGAAGTGGTTTGCAAGACGAGAAGGATTTCCTAGTTCGAAGTGTGTTTAAgacttcaacattttttttatatttttccgCTTTTGAATAAATGTAACtttgcttcttgttttgtATGTTCGCACAGCCGAACTCctttcctttgtttcttcGTACAGTCAAACTTCTCTtcaaatgaataaaacaaattttattaatagttGAACTCGTTTCTGAGCTTCTTACGTACCCATTTTGGGATCAAGCCACACCGTGGTTCATGTACAAAAAAGGTGTGtcattttaaacataaaatttcttCAAGTTCACCACATTCCAAGGACGTTAGACTGGTCTGTCTTCTAAATCCTTCAATCTATAAACACCATTCCAGACCACCTCGGTAACAATGTAAGGACCTTCCCAATTAATGCCAAGCTTGCCTGctccttcttccttcttgTTGTCAAACACACgttttaaaacataatcacccagaaaaaatggtttgcttttgattttcgAATTGTAGTATCGAGCTGCTGCTTGTAGATAATTTTGAATTCGGATTAAGACCTGATCTCGCCTCTCGTTGATGGTATCTAGCGAGTCGTCTAGCACCGCAGAATTCTCTTCCTCGTTTAAAGGAGCTTTTGTTCGACGAAGTCCTGGCACATTGAGCTCGGCTGGAACAACTGCCTCCATTCCGTACACCAATGAGAACGGGGTTTCTCCGGTCGCGCGCCTAGGAGTCGTGCGATATGCCCATAAAACCGGTTGAAGTTCATCATACATTACTCCTTTCAAATGACTTAGACGTTTCTTAAGATTGCTTAGAATTGTCTTGTTCGCATCTTCGGCTTGACCGTTCCCTTGTGGATTTTGCGGAGTAGAATAACTAACTTTGATCCGCCAATCTGAGCAGAAAGCTTCAAACTCATGTGAGATGAATTGTGGTCCGTTGTCCGTAACTATCTCGTATGGGACACCGTGCCTACATATGATATTCTTCCAAATGAAGGTTTTTACCGCCGAATCTTTGATGTTTACATATGTTTCGGCTTCAATCCACTTCGAAAAGTAATCAGTTAAGACCAAGAGATATTGTACACCTTGGGTTGACCTGTGCAATGGTCCAATGATATCCATCGACCACCTCATGAACGGGTATGGGGCAGAGATCGAAGAGAATAACTCCGAAGGTTGATGGATGAGGGGCGCATGGAGTTGGTAACTTTTGCATCGTTGGGCATACTTAACGCAATCCGTGATCATAGTAGGCCAGTAATAACCCATCCTCTTAATCTTGAAGGCCATAGCCCTTCTTGAAGAATGACTGCCACACAAACCTTCGTGTACCTCGCTCATAACGATCTCGACTTCGGGCCCAAAAATGCAAAGCAAATAGGGATCGCTTACACCTCGTCTATACTAAGAATCCTTCGATAGACAAAATTTCGCGCTAACGATTCTCATCTTCCTAGCCTGCCATCTATTCGTTGGGAGCTCACCTGTCAcaatgtaatgttttattgGCTCCCTCCAATCAGCTCCCCAATCTTTAGCCGGAATTTGGTCGATTTCATGAAATATCCGAACTTCTGGTTCGGGATGCTCATTTGGTTCGAGGATGTCTTCGTCAACCCATGTTTTGGTCTCGGCTTCAACAGTGTTTTCTGGAACTATATCTTCTATTGGTTCGATATTTTCCTCGACCCTATTTTCTTCTCGCACGGTTGGCTTAGGTACGGATGCCCCTTTTGATTTTCGATTTTTGACAGGTGGTAGTTCAATCGCAGGTTCACCGCGATCCCGGGCTGCAGCTCGAGACCTTGTAATGACgagtgtttctttttcttccttaatGCTTCTCGTCGAAATGCATTCTACCGGAAtgattctttttactttgGGGTCTGACGTTGACGCCAGAGCTGCAAGTGCGTCTGCGGTTGTGTTTTCTCCTCGTGGTATGCGAATGAGCTCGAACTTCTTAAAATTTTTAGCCAAATCTTTGACCACCTCAAGATATGCCTCCATCCTTGAATCTTTGGCTTCATAGTGTCCATTGAACTGATTAACAACCAGTTGTGAATCACAGTAGGTGGGAGACTCCAATTTGATCCCCACCCCGGATCCATGTTTTGATAAGGACCCATCAACGTGTAACTTCCAAGTCTGATTTTCTGGTTGCTCCTGCCCGCCAAGTACCGGCAATTCTGTTAAAAAATTGGCCAGAACTTGAGCTTTCATGGCGACTCGGCTCTTGTACTCTATATCATACTCACTTAATTCCACTGCCCATTTCGCCAACCTCCCAGATTGATTCGGACTATGAAGAATTGTTCGAAGTGGTTGATTTGTTAACACTTCGACTGGGTGAGATTGAAAATCCGGGCGAAGCTTCCGAGCTAAAGTTAGTACCGCGAGTGCAAGCTTCTCCATCATCGTATACCTGGTTTCCGGATCCGTCATGGATTTGCTTATGTAGTATATTGGTTTTTGCTCCCCTTGGTCTTCTCGGATCAAGACTCCGCTAACTGCATGACCTGAGACCGAGACGTATAGATAAAGCTTCTCATTCGCTTCTGGTTTGGACAATATAGGTGGAGTGGTCAGATATGCTTTAAGCTGTCCGAATGCTTCCTCACACATCTCATCCCAAAGGAACTCCTTGTtcccttttaaaatttgataaaaggGCAATGATTTATCGGTCGATCTTGAAATAAAACGATTCAATGCCGCAATCTGACCGGTTAACCGCTGTACTTCCTTGAAATTTCTTGGAGATTACATGTTGAGAAAGGCGTTAATTTGGTTTGGATTTGTCTCAATTCCTCGCTTTGTAACGATGTAACCGAGGAATTCCTCGGACGGAACTCCAAACGTACACTTTGCCGGATTTAACTTCATTTAATATTGGTTAAGGATCGCAAAAAATTCTTCTAAATGCTTAACATGATCTTCCTTTTTCAATGATTTGACTAGCATATCATTGATATAGACTTCCATTGTCTTTCCGAGGTGCTCCCTGAACATTTTGTTAACCAGCCGTTGATAGGTTGCTCCTGCGTTCTTTAATCCGAAAGGCATTACCTTATAACAATAGATGCCCCTATTCGTGATGAATGACATTTTCTCTTGATCTTCTGGATTCATCATGATCTAATTATATCCCGAAAAAGCATCCATGAAGGTTAGCAATTCGTTTTCGGCAGTTGATTCCACAAGACGATCTATATGTGAGAGTGGGAACCTGTCTTTTGGACAAGCTTTGTTGAGATCTGTGAAATCGATGCACACCATATcctttccattcttctttttgaccaCAACGGTATTTGCCACCTAATCCGAGTACTGTACTTCCCTTATAGATCCTATTTTTAAGAGCTTATCTACTACGTCGTTTACCGCTTTTGCTCGTTCCACCccgagttttcttcttttctgttttacaCATTTGAAGCTTGGATCCACATTCAACTCGTGAAAGATTATACTTGGGTCTATGCCGGGCATATCTGCTCCTGACCAAGCAAATGATTCCTTGTTCCTACTTAACAGCTCGATTAAAGCTCCTTTTATTTTGCTGGACAAAGTGACTCCAATTCGAACTTTCCAATCtggtttatcttcttctagAATCACTTCGATCACAACATCATCCACCTTTTGCCCGCTAGGAAATCTTGCGACTATCCCTTTCTTCATGGGCTTCGTTAATTGCTATTGGATCTTCAATCAGTGGCTAGCTAAGTAACAtgttcttgaagcttcttgGTCTCCCCGAATTGTTTCCATTCCGCTTGGGGTTGGGAATTTGAGGCACTGATGATACGTAGAGGGGACCGCCTTCATCTGGTAGATCCACGGAGTTTCGAGGATGATGTTATAAGCTGCTGATTTATCAAAGACGACAAAGTCCACaatcttcaacatctttcccgccaaaactgGTAACTTGATTGTTCCGAGGAACATTGCCGACTCACTTGTGAAAGCTACTAGAGATGGAGGTCCTACTACATCTGCTCTGCTTATCCCCATCCTTTCCAAagtgccaaaaaaaattagatctACCGAGCTACCGAGGTCCTACTACATCTGCTCTGCATTTCCTTTTCGTCGAATGATATTGAAGCGCCTTGAAAATCTACCTCTACACTTAAACTTGACTTTAGAAGAACATTCCGTCTATGCTTTTTGATTGCGCTAACGGAATCACTTTGGAACCTCCAAGAATTACGTTGATTTTACCTTTTGAACTTCTTGGTTCTTCTTCGCTAGCCGGTCTTGGTCTCTTAGAATTTTGAGCTTCGGAATTATCCCTTGACTCATGGTATTGCTTGACGAAATCCTCCATGTTGAATTTCAAAAGATCTCCGCTTACCCATAGTTCCGCAAGATGCCTTTTAAGGACGCTACAATCTTTAATTAGATGCCCAGTGACTCTATGTATATCACAATACAAACTTTCATCTCGGACCCAAGTATTTGACTTTCCTTTTCCTTGAAATTGCTTCCCGACATTATTGTTGAATGGTTGTGAACCAAACTTTCTTGGCCCTTGATTTTCCCGAGGTTCGAACTTCTTGGGTGGAAAAGTGACTGCTGGTTTTGCTTGCTTATTTCTCTTCgtaaaactttctttttcatcttcgaCTTCCATCCAATTGTTCGCTCGGAATAATGCATCTTGAATAGTATCAGGTTTGTGTAGTatcaaatcttctttgaaTCTTGAATCATGCCATAATCCTTTCCGCAAAGCCGATAAAGCCGACTGTTGTGAAATCCTGGGAGCTTCGAAAGTACGTTCTTGAACTTGGTGATGAAAGTCCGAATTGTTTCGTTCGGCCCTTGAGATAGATTCCAAAGATCGGTATCCGAAATGCTTTTATCCATAAGAATGGaatattgtttcaaaaatactGCTAATAGCTCATTGAAGTTGCTGATCGATCCTGGTTCCAACTGGGTGAACCACATCAGGGCTTGTCCGCACAGATTCTCAGAGAAAAGCTTGCAGTTTCCTGCATTTTCATCGGCCTCGTTCAGATCAACTCGCCCAGCAGCAATTAGAAAAACTGCAAGATAGCCTTTCAGATCTTCCAAACCGTTGTACGGTTCTAAGTTAAGCTTTCAGGAATCCCTGATCCTCAAGCTGGCAATTTGCAGGGTGAAAGGTGTTCGCCTAGCTTCTTTGATGACCCGGTTGATATCCGGTTCCGAGCTTATAGCTTGGTGGAATTTTGACCTCATTTCTTTCAATTCCCGGCTTACTTTTCTCATGGTTTCGAACTGGTTGAAATTTTCTTGCTCGTGTTGATTCGCGAACTGATTATCGTCTTCGGGATGCGTTTCTCCATCTTCCGGTTGTATGTCCGCGTTTGTACCATCCGGGGTTGTTTGATCACTTGCTGCTCTTCGCGGAAGGGAATTTGGGGAACCGAAGATAGTTCTTCGAACTCCAGAGGAATTGCCTGCATTCAAAGAACGAACACGAGACTGAATAGTACTAACATTTTGACTGAGTGATACCTTAGTTGTTTGTAGTGTTTCGACGGTTTTTTCCACATTCGAAAACTTCTGCACCATTTCCGCCATAGTTTGCTGCATGGTTTTGAGAGTTTCGGCTAATGAAGCGTTGGTAGCATCTTCTCCAGACATTGCTGCTCACTTCGGAAATGTAATAGATAGAAAAAATCTGACGACTCAAGAATCCTCCGTCCCCACAGACGGCGCCAAAATTTGGATGTCGGATTCACACactcaaatatttatttatttagtgagaAGGATTATTCTTGAGGACAAATGTACtagaaaataaactaatgattatagagaaaactatgagttttgtaagaaaatgcCTAAGAAtccaatatataaaatcagatgttcaaaaacaaatatgccTAAGAAAAGGGAAATTTGGTCGTTTGTACCacattcaccaaaaaaaactatccgTTTGTAACACATTCATGGAGACATACAAGTTTCGTGGACCAATATGCCCTTGACGGAGACATGTgtcagaggaagagagagaattcCAGTGGAGAAAATATTTGCAAAACAACGCATTTACTGCTTTTGTGTACGTATTTAATAAATGATACTTTATTAGCTGAGACAAtaattatttgtgttttaacaaataattctACAGTTTCATTGTTGAAGTTCAAAAAGATTTTGGATTATGTTCCCCCATTACAATATTTTGTCTTCGAGTttcgtttgtttgttgtttatcCAGATCattttcgagttttttttgtctccgTTTGGTAGATCCAAATTGTCAGATGATGAATAGTATTTATGACGACAActgaacaattttttttttagttaaaactaaactatttatcatgttattatttttttagcgcatataaataattttggtaGTAATTAAAGTAGAGGAAAGAGaactaataaaacataaacatacataaatttttaagttttcattCCTCTTTACATAtgaaaaaacctaaaaaaaattcaatttttatttggaaatttaatacccatttttttatttgaaaatttaatacaTTATAAATTAATGTCATATCGTCtgataattattatttaagggtaacattaaaattttatttttattgtcaGATCGTAAGTGtgaaaataacaacatttaatattttagatattaaattGCAAAGTTTTATTACTTCGTGTATGTTtcttccaaataaaaataattgggTATTAAacgtccaaataaaaattagttgagGTTGTTTTTGGGTTTCCCCCTTAATTAATATGAGtctatgttatatttttatggGGCATCTAATAGCTCTTTCCAACGAGTATATTAggaacatatttttttttttttttttttaggaacATATATTCAATGTTAACCATACAAATAATACAATGACAAAATTAATCCAATGATCTATCAGTTGACACATcagttttataattattaagttgctatattttttactatatttgtACCATtacaaaatttcatattaaGGAAACTGAATCAGttaaacctctataaattaatattttataaattaataacctctatatattaataaattcttcaGGTCCCGAGTTAGGACCAGTGTAAAAAGTAttacaaatcgataaattaataagataataatttttttgaaagttctaagtaaatatatggtcccatcaatatcataaattaataattgcaTCAAtgtatcaactatatatatacattatatgtaagaaattgttttgaaatatatttataatattttttttttacttaaatttgTAGTTAttcttatttgaaatttagttCTAATTTGTTACTGTatcaaaaaaagtttggtattgttttatatacatgatataattttgtacttgtaattaattttagaaagatattttttataatgaaaaaaatcttatagaaatgttttaaaagttaccaaaataggaaaatatctttataaattaataaatattaaattatcgataaattaaaatctcttaaattaataaaattttacactcccaacattattaatttatagaggatTTACTGtaataaaatgtttagcaTTCATCCACCTAAtaagttttttatatttttcttctttacatgTAAATCAATTTAtgttgtaatatatatgttcattaatcataatcatatcaACAGTGTATAATTACACATACTTTAGTTAA from Arabidopsis thaliana chromosome 3, partial sequence includes these protein-coding regions:
- a CDS encoding myosin heavy chain-like protein (unknown protein; BEST Arabidopsis thaliana protein match is: unknown protein (TAIR:AT3G32190.1); Has 67 Blast hits to 67 proteins in 27 species: Archae - 0; Bacteria - 18; Metazoa - 11; Fungi - 7; Plants - 18; Viruses - 1; Other Eukaryotes - 12 (source: NCBI BLink).), with the protein product MSSDASRLGKTQSCQPLIGGALQSVNTFYFTLTTRPRYDKLQGELSTTQDRLSESESAAYGLNDQFSELKAKYNAITEKTRPEMESDIKEYESNLLLLDQTHDEDFSEEQERSVFEAVLVEKRSRLAALTSSSFNPQQFEEFFTELPPLSESGLDWAGPSEPVEPEISVTSVETPEPVVIPPEVPPSTNTETVVIEDDDASDLGIPTEQPVADETNETETTAIDSVDPEPTQTESKVDKDP
- a CDS encoding uncharacterized protein (unknown protein; BEST Arabidopsis thaliana protein match is: unknown protein (TAIR:AT3G43150.1); Has 28 Blast hits to 28 proteins in 2 species: Archae - 0; Bacteria - 0; Metazoa - 0; Fungi - 0; Plants - 28; Viruses - 0; Other Eukaryotes - 0 (source: NCBI BLink).); this encodes MENEGASTVCPLDPGNPLFLSGDGFEPASVLFPHAVFHFPLKDKKEAYDFMDKVVDKYRRLCDERQRLGLKRQMLEARISCVERKVRSMESDPFQWDWRNFDCAAKIPHMLRMYLRARGQVPCPVNAPVEVIPSDSEEDNDEEEDSNP